Below is a window of Anas platyrhynchos isolate ZD024472 breed Pekin duck chromosome 21, IASCAAS_PekinDuck_T2T, whole genome shotgun sequence DNA.
GTGTGGCAGCGGGGGGCAGTGGCACCGTGCTGCGGGGCTCTCACCCcgtgctgcccccagcagcGCCCCGCCAACACCTCGGCTTCAGGGCTGGCCCGCTGGAAGTGCCGCGTGGCCGGGGATTTCCTCCCAGACGAGGTTTTGTAACAGAATCTGATAATATCAAATCTGGCTGTCTAAACATAGCGCTGTGTTTCCTAACACACCTTGCTCCAAGCTCACAGCTGCGTTTCCACCGGGAGGCTCTGCCTGGGAGGCTCTGCCTGCCGCCCTGCCCGCCTTGCGCACCCCCTGCCCTTGGGGATGGCTCCGTGCGGCTCTGTGCAGGCAGCACCAGCTGCAGTTGGGAGCTGCCTGTAAGGTCTGTGCAGGCCCGCAGCCAGAGCCCGCGGTGCGGACTGGGATGGGGGTCAGGCCCTGGGCTCCCCCCGGAgcacccagcagctggggacacAGCGGGCACCAACCTCCCGCCGCGAGCAGCTGCACGGCCACGGCGTGCGCCCgaggggctgctccctgcacgTGGGGCAGCGCCCGGCCCTCCCACCCTTCACGGGGAGCACAGGAAATCAGTCATCCCCTTCTCAGCGTAAACATCTTTCCCAAGAGCGAAACTGCGTGGCCGGGACAGGGCCCGGCTGTAATTTACCTCCACGTGAGGccaggcagcggggccgggcaggacACCCTGCGGCAGCACCCACACCTCCTGGGCAGCCCCGTGCGCGCTGCAGTGTCTCACCAGACACAGGACCCCGCACCGGGGCCACTGGTGCCGGCCCCCAGCAGTGCTCGGAGCCGCTCAGGGCTCCAGGAGGAGCTGCTCGAGCACACAGCGCCCGCACCCCCTGCCCGGTCCCCCCCTGGCACCGCTCCCCCTCCGCAGCCCCCCGCACCAGCACTGCTCGGGCGGTGGCTGGAGGCGTTGTGTTTATTGCTCTGCCCCGCGGTGCCCCCGAGCGCAGCCGTACCCGGAGAGGGGGGGGAGGTCCCCGTGGGGTGCGGGCGCCTCACTCGTGTTTGCAGAAGTGCTTCAGCGGCGGGGGCAGGTCCAGGCCGTCGATGGCCAGGCGGTGCACGACGTGCTTCTGGATGACCAGGCGGCACAGCGTCTGCAGCGAGGGCACTGCGAGAGAGCACAaagaggcaggggctggggctgccgtgTGCCGagagggctgtggggggggctccccgctgcccccgtGGTTTCGGGCAGCATTTGGGGAGTTTGCGTGCCGCAGGGCAGCTCTCGCCCACAGAGCTTCGGGCTGTGCCGGGCGCTCCAGCCAGGGGCAGAGCTGGAGAGCTCCGCAGTTCTGACCCTAATTGCTGCCCGACTCTGgctgttttgcatttgttttctctccGGGCTGCCACGTGGGCCCCCCGAGGCTCGCGCGGTGTTTTCCTTTCATCCCCATCCCCCGGGTGGCCTGCACGCCTGCCAGACTGCGTGAGCAACTTCTCCGGCAGCCTGCCCGCAGCACGGCTCACATGATGCCTCTGGGCCGCCTGCCTTCCCGCGGGGCTCGGCCCCTGCCCCGCGCTGTGACACGGCCGTTCCTCTTCTGTGAGCTCGCGGCGGCCCCCAGCAGTGTGGGTGTGGGGTGGCCCCCGCTCGCCGACACAGCCCGGAGCTGGCTCGCTGCCTGCGGGTCGTGGTTCCTCACGAGGAGGAGCACAGCCCACGGTGTCACACTGCCCACGGCGTCACGCTGCCCTCGCTCTCACGTGGCCACCGGGGCCTCGAGACAGCAGCAGGCAAAGCCAAGCTCTGCTGCGCCGCGCCGGCTCCTGGCCTTGTGCTGCTCTGGGACGTCGGCAGCGCTTATCTTTATCTCTGCGTGCCAGGGCCACGAGGCTGCGGCGCGCTGAGTGCTCGGTGAGAAGCTGCAGCCGCCCTGGGCCccggcagctccctgccctctcccttctccctgcccccTCGCAGTGCTGCGCTCCGGCTGCTCCCCTCTGGGTTTCACTTCACTGTCTGCCCCCGAACTGATTTGTAAACCCAGAGGAAGTGttgcagcaacagcagctgccGAAATCTGCGCAGGGCAGGGAGCACGGcctgcccagctcagcagcctgCGGCAGGGAGCTGGGTGCCGGTCACCCCCCGCGCAGCCGGGTTCAGCCTTGGGATGGCAGCGGCTGAACTTTGGGCCAGTGGGAGAGGTGCTGGGTGCAGGAGGCCGCCTGCCCCGGGGCTGGTGTCTCGCTGAGCTGTCTCTGGCCTTGTGATGCAGGCAGCCGATTATCTCCCAGTTATATAAAACACCGGGGGAAGGCAGCGTGAGGGCGGCCCAGCCAGGAGCTTGGTTTCCTTCTGGCTCACGTCTCACGTAATTCTGAGCACGTGCTGGCTTTTCCTGCGTGGTGCTAATTAGCACCTGAGTGCTCGCAGGAGCCAGTGACCGCGCTGggcttcccctccccaccctgccTGGGATGCCTTTGCTGGCACCACCAGGAATGCCCGGACATTGCCCAAGTGCGGGCGGCACCGCAGGCTGGCAGCTCACGTGCCACAGcagcacggccccggccccggctgccTCGTGCCCGTGGGACAGGACGAGACGGGACAggatgggacgggatgggacgggacgggacagGACCCTCAGGCTGGCTCtgccccagtgccaccagctcCATGCCCACACATGGGGGAGCTGCTCccatgcccccagccccagcacggtGCGGCACAGCCCATGGAAGCTACCCATGAGTGGTCCCCGGGGGTCCCACCTGTGCTCTGCAGGGACCCCCACCTGCTTCCCTGTGCCCCACGCCCCGTGCCCCGCTCAGACACTGCCCGTGAGGCCGTGGGGTAaccacttcccccccccccggtttcTGTGCCCGTGGGGGCAGATACCCACGGCCGTATTCCACCTGGATCACCCGGACGCTCTTGGTGGAGGCGAAGACGTCGACCACGGCGTagagcgggcgggcggcgggcagcCCGCGGGCGCTGGGCCCCATGTCCTCGCCGTTGATGACGATGTGCATGTCGGCGGTGCCGTCGGGCCGCGGGGCGTACAGCACCCCGATGCGGCTGCGCCGGGCGGTGGGGGGCAGCGCGTTGGTCCGGTACAGCTCGTCCAGGACGTGGCTGTAGCGGCCGGGCCGGCTGCGCCCCACCAGCTTGTCGCGGGGGATCCGCAGCCGCTCGATCAGCAGCTCGGGCGCCCAGAGCGGGCCCCGCTCCCGCGGCGCCTCCTCGCCGTCCGGCGCCACGCGGTTGTGGCTGCGGGTGATGGCGAACACCCAGGAGTCGCCCAGGCTCACCAGGTCGGGCAGCGAGTACTCGGGCAGCGCGGGCAGGCTCTGCGGGTCGTGGGCCGTCAGCCCCACGCGCAGGTGCCCGCACCAGCCCGGCTCCTTCTCCTCGATCTCCACCAGGAAGATCTCGCCGGGCGCCAGCGGCTCCTGGCTGAAGCAGAGCGCGTTGGCGAAGCTCTCCACGCGCGTGGCGCGGGTGCGGGCGGCGTCCATGCGGACGTTGGCGCCGTGCACGCGGTGGAAGCGGGCGGGGGGGCGCCCCGGGGCCGCGGGCTCCGCCATGGCCCCGCCGCTATTTTTACCCGGCCCGGGCGGCTCCGGGCAGCTGCTgccggccggggccggggggtcCTAGTgctcggggccgggggggggggcggcggggccgggaccgggaccgggaccgggagcAGGACCGGGGGTGCTCCCCCCaacccaccccctccccccccaacccaccccctccccccccacccctccgtGCTCCCCCACTCGTGCCCTGCCGCCCCCGGTGCCGCCTGTCCCGGGGCATGGCCgcacggccccgccgctgcccgggGCGCTGTGGCGGCGGTCCCGGAGCCGCGGCACCACCGGGGTCTGGCACCGGCCCGGGGGGGGTTGGGCCCGGTCCCGCGGCGCGGAGCCCACGCGTGGGGCTGCCACGGGGAGACCGGGCGGGGCTGTGCATTGCCGTGCTGGGTTGTGCATTGCTGTGccgtgccggtgccggtgccgttcggggccgcccccgctccgtgccggtgccccccccgcgtCACGCGGCGCCCACGAGCTCGGGACCCGCGCGCGGCGTGGGGGTGGGCGGGGCCAGGCGGGTGGGCGGCGCGCTGATTGGCCGCCGCGAGCCCCGCCCCCCTTCGGAGCCCCGCCCCAACTCCCCGTGCACGTGACCGGCGGGGGTCATATGGGCGGCTGTCACGTGCCCGCGGCGCTGCGCCGCCGGGAGCCGCTGCGGGAGCGGGGTCAgcgggggggcaccgggaccggggggggctccgggagcggggggggggggcggcggggccggggcatggggggggctccgcggcctgggggggtccccgtgCGCGCCCCCAGCCGCGTGTCCCCGTCCCGCAGATGCTGCCGGCCGTGCCCGTGCTGTGCGCGCTGCTGgcgctggggccggggccgggcctgGCCGCGCCGCCCGAGCACGAGGTGCGCGCCCTGCCCGGGCTGCCGAAGCAGGCGGCGTTCCGGCACTTCTCGGGACACCTCCGCGCCGGGCCCACCGCCCGCCTGCACTACTGGtacgtgggggggggggggacgggaccCACCGGTGGACACcccccgggcagggccggggccgtgcGGGGGCTCACGGTGCCTCCCCGGTGCCCTCCCGGGGCTCTCCCGCAGGTTCGTGGAGGCGCAGAGCGACCCCCGCGGCAGCCCCGTGGTGCTGTGGCTGAACGGCGGCCCCGGCTGCAGCTCCATGGAGGGCTTCCTGAAGGAGCACGGCCCCTTCCTGGTCAGTGCTGGTggttgggggctggggggggggggggctccggcccTGCCGTGCCCGCTGACCGGCGGCCCCCGCTGCATCCCCCCCGCAGGTGCAGCCCGACGGGGTGAGCCTGAAGTACAACGAGTACGCCTGGAACAAGGTACGGGCAGGGCACCAGCAGGGAGTGGCCCCGTCACAGCCGCTTCCTGCAAGGGGCGCGGGCGGCTCCGGGCCAGCTCCTGCCGCCCTCcggcggggctgagccccctcTGCCCGACCCCCCCTGCTCTGAAACCCGCTCCCAGTGGGgcagccccgcggccccccAGTGCAGCACTGGTGCTGCAGACACAAACACGGCTGTAGATGAAGGCCAGCAGcccgctgccccagccccgggaGCCGGGAGGGCTTCCCCTGTCCCGCAgctccccgctgtccccgcagGTTGCCAACATGCTCTACCTGGAGTCCCCGGCTGGCGTTGGCTTCTCGTACTCGGATGACAAGAAGTACGCCACCAACGACACTGAGGCGAGTGCCCCCGGCTGCTGGGAGCCCCCGGCCCTGTGCCTGCCCCTCTGGGCTGTGCTCACCCCCTGTGCCTGCAGGTCGCTCACAACAACTACCTGGCGCTGAAGGAATTCTTCCGCCTCTTCCCCGAGTACTCCAAGAACGACCTCTTCCTCACGGGGGAGAGCTACGGGGGGGTTTACATCCCCACGCTGGCCGAGTGGGTGATGCAGGACCCCAGCCTCAACCTGAAGGTGAGCGGCACCGCtctgcgtggggctgggggcggggggctcggcACGGCCTCACAGGGCCCGGCCGGCAGCTGCAGCGTGGGGCCCGCTCCAGGGCCTGGCCCCGCTGCCTTTCATCTCCCctggggtgctggcagcagccgcTGGCGGATGTGTCCCTGCTGCGTGGGACCGGGGCAGCGCTCGGGCACCCGCAACCTTTCCTGTTCCCCACCGTGGAGTAAACAGAGACACAGCTGGGGCCACATCTGCTTCCTGCCTGACGCTGGGGCCGCTGTGACCGCCCTGCGGGGAGCCGGGACGCCGCAGAGCTGTTTCCTTCTTGCTTCGCAGGGAATCGCCGTGGGAAACGGCCTCTCCTCCTATGAGATCAATGACAACTCGCTG
It encodes the following:
- the NEURL2 gene encoding neuralized-like protein 2, which translates into the protein MAEPAAPGRPPARFHRVHGANVRMDAARTRATRVESFANALCFSQEPLAPGEIFLVEIEEKEPGWCGHLRVGLTAHDPQSLPALPEYSLPDLVSLGDSWVFAITRSHNRVAPDGEEAPRERGPLWAPELLIERLRIPRDKLVGRSRPGRYSHVLDELYRTNALPPTARRSRIGVLYAPRPDGTADMHIVINGEDMGPSARGLPAARPLYAVVDVFASTKSVRVIQVEYGLPSLQTLCRLVIQKHVVHRLAIDGLDLPPPLKHFCKHE